In a genomic window of Flavobacteriales bacterium:
- a CDS encoding fibronectin type III domain-containing protein: MKTIKAGVDRLNAEALIAKSEYVEGQMTGNAFFATPNPPIAEVTAAREALVTAVANAESRAKAAIALRNERAATLRSLLGNLAIYVNNVTNGNVEKALSSGFELIKQPEPSTHLDPPADLDVRVSDFEGCVELKWKLVDDARMYQVYINDTDPGDPTKWTMVAVSSKTRTRITDLVPGKFYSFRVTALGRIGEGPASDVVSGRAA, encoded by the coding sequence ATGAAAACGATCAAAGCAGGAGTGGACCGGCTGAACGCCGAGGCACTCATCGCCAAGAGCGAGTACGTGGAGGGCCAGATGACAGGCAATGCCTTCTTCGCCACCCCGAACCCGCCGATCGCCGAAGTCACCGCCGCCCGCGAGGCGCTGGTGACCGCGGTGGCCAATGCCGAGAGCCGCGCAAAGGCGGCGATCGCGCTCCGCAACGAGCGCGCCGCCACCTTGCGAAGCCTGCTGGGCAACCTGGCCATTTACGTGAACAACGTGACCAACGGCAATGTGGAGAAGGCGCTGAGCAGCGGCTTCGAGCTGATCAAACAGCCCGAGCCGAGCACGCACCTGGACCCGCCCGCCGACCTCGATGTGCGCGTAAGCGATTTCGAAGGCTGCGTCGAACTGAAGTGGAAGCTGGTGGACGATGCGCGGATGTACCAGGTGTACATCAACGACACCGACCCCGGCGACCCCACCAAATGGACGATGGTAGCCGTGAGCAGCAAGACCCGCACGCGCATCACCGACCTGGTGCCGGGCAAGTTCTACTCGTTCCGCGTAACGGCCCTGGGCCGTATCGGCGAGGGTCCTGCCAGCGATGTGGTAAGCGGACGCGCGGCCTAG
- a CDS encoding DEAD/DEAH box helicase family protein: MSEAYARILIDEALNASGWDLHNPRQVRYEVTGVGRSDYTLLNHKGALCIVEAKDPELDPYDAKDQARGYAENQKAPFIILSNGTEHWFWNHRRTDRDAYRIERFPSPQDLERLLLKEMQPPRPLMSEVIGPDYLRAFNSGITVRNYQIRALDAIGKEYDAQHKRRFLLEMATGTGKTLLCAALIRRFLQTRNAERVLFIVDRIELAKQTMEDFERYLPEYKPVLYKTARRKPGELLGSSVVVATLQSLQVDRRYRTEFTPFFFDLVVNDEAHRSIYGDAREVVQFFQGTRIGLTATPKAYLKNVDLEQLATENPKALEARELRDTYHYFGCEPGIPTFRYDLVDAVNDPEGPFLCLPKIFDLRSDVTTQALEDGGWTVTINEQEENYKLKDLERKVFVPARNRLMCEAFLANAQKQPDGTLGKSIVFAVNQNHATALTKLLNELMPGSAITITSRIPGASDIAKDFRDGKRPERIAVSVDMLSTGYNCRDLLNVVLMRPIFSPTEYIQIKGRGTRLYTFTVGHAEYEKKNFFLIDFCAVAEYFQEKYDYTVPLSVPVPKGEQKGSGAGYTEPEDSVPASQLAADDKPPLPTWEGRDTLVNTAVRVVGREGEKVDVLTFRGNFEQDLKQFAAETPALQEAVNAEDDDAVDSIMNEGFYHKPEMYYSPDKLIVSYGVPASTPAFVYHALGKKPLPSKDDLVGDTVDSIAARFDLRYREQKWLAATAQLIVDDPEALSQFLHGDMGFFRKSQFQQLGGLDALVAFEQRDAVFDALRQSIIVRQNSLLINPQGEA, from the coding sequence ATGTCCGAAGCCTACGCCCGCATCCTCATCGACGAAGCCCTCAACGCTTCCGGCTGGGACTTGCACAATCCCAGGCAGGTGCGTTACGAGGTCACTGGAGTGGGCCGCTCGGACTACACCCTGCTCAACCACAAGGGTGCGCTGTGCATCGTCGAGGCGAAGGACCCGGAACTGGATCCATACGATGCGAAGGACCAGGCGCGCGGCTATGCCGAGAACCAGAAAGCGCCCTTCATCATCCTCAGCAACGGCACGGAACACTGGTTCTGGAACCACCGCCGCACGGACCGCGACGCCTACCGCATCGAGCGCTTCCCCTCCCCGCAGGACCTGGAGCGTTTGCTGCTGAAGGAGATGCAGCCGCCCCGCCCGCTCATGAGCGAGGTGATCGGGCCGGACTACCTGCGCGCGTTCAACAGCGGCATTACGGTCCGCAATTACCAGATCCGTGCGCTGGATGCCATCGGTAAGGAGTACGATGCGCAGCACAAGCGCCGCTTCCTGCTGGAGATGGCCACTGGCACGGGCAAGACGTTGTTGTGCGCCGCGCTCATCCGTCGCTTCCTGCAAACGCGCAACGCCGAGCGCGTACTCTTCATAGTGGACCGCATCGAACTGGCCAAGCAGACCATGGAGGACTTCGAGCGCTACCTGCCAGAGTACAAGCCCGTGCTGTACAAGACCGCGCGGCGCAAACCGGGTGAGCTGCTGGGCTCCAGCGTAGTGGTCGCCACGCTCCAAAGCCTGCAGGTGGACCGCCGTTACCGCACTGAGTTCACGCCCTTCTTCTTCGACCTGGTAGTGAACGATGAAGCGCACCGCAGCATCTACGGCGATGCCCGCGAGGTGGTGCAGTTCTTCCAAGGCACGCGCATCGGCCTCACCGCCACGCCCAAGGCCTACCTGAAGAACGTGGACCTGGAGCAGCTGGCCACCGAGAACCCCAAGGCCCTCGAAGCCCGCGAACTGCGCGACACCTACCACTACTTCGGCTGCGAGCCGGGCATCCCCACGTTCCGTTACGACCTGGTGGATGCCGTGAACGACCCCGAGGGTCCCTTCCTGTGCCTACCGAAGATCTTCGACCTGCGCAGCGATGTCACCACCCAGGCGCTGGAGGATGGCGGGTGGACCGTGACCATCAACGAGCAGGAGGAGAACTACAAGCTGAAGGACCTGGAGCGCAAGGTCTTCGTGCCTGCGCGCAACCGCCTGATGTGCGAGGCCTTCCTGGCCAACGCCCAGAAGCAGCCCGATGGCACCCTGGGCAAGAGCATCGTGTTCGCCGTGAACCAGAACCACGCCACGGCCCTCACCAAGTTGCTCAACGAGCTGATGCCCGGCAGCGCCATCACCATCACCAGCCGCATCCCCGGCGCGTCGGACATCGCCAAGGACTTCCGGGATGGCAAGCGGCCAGAGCGGATTGCCGTGAGCGTGGACATGCTCAGCACCGGCTACAACTGCCGCGACCTCCTGAACGTGGTGCTCATGCGGCCCATCTTCTCGCCCACCGAGTACATCCAGATCAAGGGGCGCGGCACCCGGCTTTACACCTTCACCGTGGGCCATGCCGAGTACGAGAAGAAGAACTTCTTCCTCATCGACTTCTGCGCCGTGGCCGAGTATTTCCAGGAGAAGTACGACTACACCGTGCCGCTGAGCGTGCCCGTACCTAAAGGCGAGCAGAAGGGCAGCGGCGCCGGCTACACCGAACCGGAGGATAGCGTGCCCGCCAGCCAGTTGGCCGCCGACGACAAGCCGCCCCTGCCCACGTGGGAAGGCCGCGATACCTTGGTGAACACTGCCGTGCGGGTGGTGGGCCGTGAAGGCGAGAAGGTGGATGTGCTCACCTTCCGTGGCAACTTCGAGCAGGACCTGAAGCAGTTCGCCGCCGAAACACCCGCCCTGCAGGAGGCGGTGAACGCCGAGGACGACGACGCCGTGGACAGCATCATGAACGAGGGTTTCTACCACAAGCCCGAGATGTACTACAGCCCGGACAAGCTGATCGTGAGCTACGGCGTGCCCGCCAGCACACCCGCCTTCGTGTACCACGCCCTGGGCAAGAAACCGCTGCCCAGCAAGGACGACCTCGTGGGCGATACCGTGGACAGCATCGCCGCCCGCTTCGACCTGCGCTACCGCGAACAGAAATGGCTGGCCGCCACCGCCCAACTTATCGTGGACGACCCAGAGGCCCTGAGCCAGTTCCTGCACGGCGACATGGGCTTCTTCCGCAAGAGCCAGTTCCAGCAACTGGGCGGGCTGGATGCGCTGGTGGCCTTCGAGCAGCGCGATGCCGTGTTCGATGCCCTTCGCCAAAGCATCATTGTGCGCCAGAACAGCTTGCTCATCAACCCCCAAGGCGAAGCCTGA
- a CDS encoding N-6 DNA methylase, producing the protein MRAPVKENPESVSAQTLSTPSNFFSSGLRQKVDQLMDILWSGGVNNPATSIEQISYLLFLRMLTEEDEKLALLDKRHKRLFSGASSKYAWGNFVTLTGKGLFDAVRDAIEHLHELPSMTETGKLLFSRATLKIYDYPTLRAVVQTIHEMDLSEHHGIDLKGDMYEYLLGKIAASGTNGQFRTPRHIIDTIVTLVDPKPHERICDPAVGTAGFLVAAFQYILRQHSRKADVDRGIVDGSLLKPAQWKHLETDAYTGFDNDADMVKIGILNLYLHRLKQARVAHFNPLTTGFANGYPGQLWDVMLANPPFSGKVQAESILSDLNHKLDTRSTELLFLKWFIDHLAPEGRAGIVVPEGVVLGPDAASRKLRKTLLEENRLEAVIALPPFCFKPYASVATYALIFRKGGSTSRTWMYQVENDGFSDGSLRTPVDLNDLPDLLQKWGIRGSEEYQSEPSKHGWVSREQIIDGDLPLAPRLYLANKPSLHNYKTATLGELCSITKGTTPASSSTPGRYPLVTTAEDLRSSPSYQFEDDCICIPLVSSTGHGHASIKRITYMNGRFAAASIIAVLQIKDRSKLLPKFLHIYLEANKDTLLVPLMKGAANVSLGVRAISSVVVPIPTLAEQQELINEVENYDYEIAQLKNSLAEKNAQREQALRSFAKQFSD; encoded by the coding sequence ATGCGAGCACCTGTGAAAGAGAACCCCGAGTCGGTGAGCGCTCAGACCCTGAGCACACCCAGCAACTTCTTCAGCAGCGGCCTCCGCCAGAAGGTGGACCAGCTGATGGACATCCTGTGGAGCGGTGGTGTGAACAACCCCGCCACCAGCATCGAGCAGATCAGCTACCTGCTCTTCTTGCGCATGCTCACCGAGGAGGATGAGAAGCTGGCCCTGCTGGACAAGCGTCACAAGCGCCTCTTCAGCGGTGCGAGCAGCAAGTACGCCTGGGGCAACTTCGTCACCCTCACCGGCAAGGGCCTCTTCGATGCCGTGCGCGATGCCATCGAGCACCTGCACGAGCTGCCCAGCATGACGGAGACCGGCAAGCTCCTCTTCAGCCGCGCCACGCTGAAGATCTACGACTACCCCACCCTGCGCGCCGTGGTGCAGACCATCCACGAGATGGACCTGAGCGAGCACCACGGCATCGACCTGAAGGGCGACATGTACGAGTACCTGCTGGGCAAGATCGCGGCCAGCGGTACCAACGGGCAGTTCCGCACCCCGCGCCACATCATCGACACGATCGTGACCTTGGTCGATCCCAAACCGCACGAGCGCATTTGCGATCCGGCGGTGGGCACGGCAGGCTTTCTGGTGGCTGCCTTCCAGTATATCCTGCGGCAGCACAGCCGCAAGGCCGATGTGGACCGCGGCATCGTGGACGGCAGCTTGCTGAAGCCCGCCCAATGGAAGCACCTAGAGACCGATGCCTACACCGGCTTCGACAACGATGCGGACATGGTGAAGATCGGCATCCTCAACCTGTACCTGCACCGCCTGAAGCAGGCGCGGGTCGCACATTTCAACCCGCTCACTACCGGCTTTGCCAATGGCTACCCCGGCCAGTTGTGGGATGTGATGCTGGCCAACCCGCCCTTCAGCGGCAAGGTGCAGGCTGAGAGCATCCTCAGCGACCTGAACCACAAGCTGGACACGCGCAGTACCGAATTGCTATTTCTGAAGTGGTTCATTGACCACCTAGCTCCAGAAGGGCGAGCTGGTATTGTTGTACCCGAAGGTGTTGTACTAGGTCCAGATGCCGCAAGTAGAAAACTCCGTAAAACTCTTTTAGAGGAGAACCGTCTCGAAGCCGTAATTGCTCTACCTCCATTCTGCTTCAAACCTTATGCAAGCGTAGCGACCTACGCTCTCATCTTTAGAAAAGGTGGCAGCACTTCGCGCACATGGATGTACCAGGTCGAGAATGATGGATTTAGCGACGGCAGTCTTAGAACTCCAGTCGACTTGAATGACTTACCCGACTTGCTCCAAAAATGGGGCATTCGCGGCTCAGAAGAATACCAATCGGAACCCTCGAAACACGGTTGGGTATCGAGAGAGCAGATCATCGATGGTGACTTACCACTTGCACCTCGGTTATATCTGGCAAACAAGCCATCCCTTCACAATTACAAGACCGCAACTTTGGGTGAACTGTGTTCCATTACCAAAGGAACAACACCTGCATCCTCAAGCACACCAGGTCGATATCCATTGGTCACTACCGCCGAAGATCTAAGGTCGTCTCCATCATATCAGTTTGAAGACGACTGTATTTGCATTCCATTGGTTTCATCAACTGGTCATGGTCATGCGAGCATCAAGAGGATAACATATATGAATGGTCGCTTCGCAGCGGCTTCAATCATCGCTGTACTGCAAATCAAAGACCGATCGAAGCTATTGCCCAAATTCCTGCATATCTACCTGGAGGCCAACAAGGACACCCTATTAGTTCCCCTCATGAAGGGAGCAGCAAACGTATCCCTCGGCGTCCGGGCAATTTCATCTGTAGTTGTACCCATTCCAACACTTGCGGAACAGCAAGAGCTTATCAATGAGGTTGAAAATTACGATTACGAAATCGCACAGTTGAAGAACTCCCTGGCAGAAAAGAACGCTCAACGAGAACAAGCTCTTCGCTCATTTGCGAAACAGTTTAGTGATTAG
- a CDS encoding helix-turn-helix domain-containing protein — protein MIRISSLPRTWYGSGVDTYLHHPSVIRMARPKSIAVWIRNKRQESGLSQDALAKHVGCSGMTIGNWENGKTKPDPASVQKLEKVLGPFKLEEAAPEEMDFGNWLRTERTNKKLTQQQVADAAGVNAVTISMIELGKISRPQQDTMNRLEIALEKRYRQSQPEEVKLARKPGRPRKEESTTTKQDITPSGEQVFRGIGFFTEFNPHVDEERPREPGIYVLYDISERPIYVGQAQEIRSRIRDHKDKFWFKEPIVESAAYIRVDDKELRNRLEEVLIKFMKSNAVLNKQKVGR, from the coding sequence TTGATCCGTATTTCTTCATTACCAAGAACGTGGTACGGGTCTGGGGTTGACACCTATCTTCATCATCCATCAGTAATACGCATGGCACGTCCAAAGAGCATTGCGGTTTGGATCCGCAATAAGCGGCAAGAGAGTGGCCTGAGCCAGGACGCCTTGGCAAAGCATGTGGGATGTTCGGGCATGACCATTGGTAATTGGGAGAACGGCAAGACCAAGCCCGACCCTGCTTCGGTGCAGAAGCTGGAGAAGGTCTTGGGGCCTTTCAAGCTTGAAGAAGCCGCACCCGAGGAGATGGATTTTGGCAACTGGCTCCGTACCGAACGGACCAATAAGAAATTGACCCAACAGCAAGTCGCTGATGCCGCAGGAGTGAATGCCGTGACCATCTCAATGATCGAACTGGGCAAGATCAGCCGGCCGCAACAAGACACGATGAACCGGCTTGAGATCGCTTTGGAGAAGCGGTACCGTCAGTCTCAGCCGGAAGAAGTGAAGCTAGCTAGGAAGCCCGGACGGCCCCGCAAGGAAGAGAGCACAACCACGAAGCAGGACATCACACCCAGCGGAGAACAGGTTTTCAGGGGCATCGGCTTCTTCACTGAATTCAACCCGCATGTTGATGAAGAGCGGCCACGTGAACCCGGGATCTATGTCCTTTACGATATCAGTGAGCGTCCGATCTATGTGGGCCAAGCCCAAGAAATACGATCGCGCATCCGCGATCACAAGGACAAGTTCTGGTTCAAGGAGCCTATCGTGGAATCTGCCGCCTACATACGGGTTGATGACAAGGAGCTCCGGAACCGGTTGGAGGAAGTGCTCATCAAGTTCATGAAATCGAACGCGGTACTGAACAAGCAGAAGGTCGGTCGTTGA
- a CDS encoding glycerol kinase, giving the protein MEYLSTTSLAKEQDIPASELFAKLKGLGLIDRHGDKWVLTDAGRSKGGQTRTNPKYGEFIVWPEDINFDRSNGKGKRLNATSVGKHFNISAQRMNLIFSELGWQEKHTAGWSVTKLGQAIGGREMEYETGATYVVWPGGILEDKRLLDAVQPSTEPVKNEPGGYSLAGPGFRERFPATLRTLDGHLVRSRAEMLIDNYLYQCGIVHAYERKLPIEEDCYCDFYIPHGPRSPQAVYIEFWGLEDDPGYADRKKRKRELYQRHEIPLIELNNEDLANLDDVLARKLLKYNIKVG; this is encoded by the coding sequence ATGGAATACCTCTCCACCACCAGCCTCGCCAAGGAACAGGATATCCCTGCCAGCGAACTCTTCGCGAAGCTTAAAGGCCTAGGGCTCATCGACCGCCACGGCGACAAATGGGTCTTGACGGATGCGGGCCGCAGCAAAGGCGGACAAACCCGCACCAACCCGAAGTATGGTGAGTTCATTGTCTGGCCTGAGGACATCAACTTCGACCGGTCGAACGGGAAAGGCAAGCGGCTGAACGCAACATCCGTTGGCAAGCACTTCAATATCTCAGCCCAACGGATGAACCTGATTTTCTCCGAGCTCGGCTGGCAGGAAAAGCACACCGCCGGTTGGTCCGTAACGAAGCTTGGCCAGGCGATCGGTGGGCGGGAGATGGAGTATGAGACCGGCGCGACTTATGTCGTATGGCCGGGAGGCATTTTGGAGGATAAGCGTCTGCTGGATGCTGTCCAACCTTCCACGGAACCCGTGAAGAACGAACCCGGCGGGTATTCCTTGGCCGGCCCAGGGTTTCGTGAGCGATTCCCAGCGACCCTCCGGACACTCGACGGTCATTTGGTCCGCAGCCGCGCCGAAATGCTCATCGACAACTACCTCTACCAATGCGGCATCGTGCATGCCTATGAGCGTAAGCTCCCCATTGAGGAGGATTGCTACTGCGATTTCTACATCCCTCATGGTCCTCGCAGTCCACAAGCCGTGTACATCGAGTTCTGGGGCTTGGAGGATGATCCTGGCTACGCGGACAGGAAGAAGCGCAAGCGGGAGCTTTACCAGAGGCATGAGATCCCGCTGATCGAGCTGAACAATGAAGACCTCGCCAACTTGGATGATGTGCTTGCACGGAAGTTGCTGAAGTACAACATCAAGGTTGGGTGA
- a CDS encoding DUF2779 domain-containing protein, whose protein sequence is MHLLSKSTYMRGRQCPKALWLYKHRRELLPPVDAARQAIYDTGTEVGLLAQQLFPGGVDCTPESPTDFAPAIAATQRAIADGAPVIYEAAFLHEGVLAALDILVKDTDGWKAYEVKSSTSAKEYQWHDAALQAHVIEGCGIALADVSIVHLNNQYVRQGAIDVRQLFGITTVKHLVDAERKDVPARIAALKAALQQPEAPEVDIGPHCSSPFECDFMHHCWAHVPKEGSVFELTRAMGRDWVLYQRGILLLKNIPDGEPLTAAQQRQVDGAKHGTATIDRHALRRWLGELRYPLHHLDFETIMPAVPLFDGTRPFQQLPFQYSLHVQHASGAEPLHSAFLADGTGDPREAFVQRLLADIGPEGDILAYNAPFEVSRIKELARDLPQHADSLLALLTRVRDLHTPFKAGWYAVPGMNGRTSIKVVLPALVPDLSYQDLAVQEGDTASRLFLQQLNGHYAGDPAQLRADLLAYCGMDTLAMVKVLGVLERVVAWV, encoded by the coding sequence ATGCACCTCCTCTCCAAATCCACCTACATGCGGGGCCGCCAATGCCCCAAGGCCTTGTGGCTGTACAAGCACCGGCGCGAGCTGCTGCCGCCGGTTGATGCGGCGCGCCAGGCCATCTACGACACCGGCACGGAGGTGGGGCTCCTGGCCCAGCAGCTCTTCCCCGGCGGGGTGGACTGCACGCCGGAGTCGCCCACCGATTTCGCGCCGGCCATTGCCGCCACGCAGCGCGCCATCGCGGACGGCGCGCCGGTGATCTACGAGGCCGCCTTCCTGCACGAGGGCGTGCTGGCCGCGCTGGACATCCTGGTGAAGGACACCGATGGCTGGAAGGCCTACGAGGTGAAGAGCAGCACCAGCGCCAAGGAATACCAATGGCACGATGCGGCGCTGCAGGCGCATGTGATCGAGGGCTGCGGGATCGCATTGGCGGACGTGAGCATCGTGCACCTCAACAACCAGTACGTGCGGCAGGGCGCCATCGACGTGCGTCAGCTCTTCGGCATCACCACCGTGAAGCACCTCGTGGATGCGGAGCGCAAGGACGTGCCCGCGCGCATCGCCGCGCTCAAGGCCGCGCTCCAACAGCCCGAAGCCCCGGAGGTGGACATCGGCCCGCACTGCTCCTCACCGTTCGAATGCGACTTCATGCACCATTGCTGGGCGCATGTGCCGAAGGAGGGGAGCGTGTTCGAGCTCACGCGCGCCATGGGCAGGGATTGGGTCCTTTACCAGCGCGGCATCCTGCTGCTGAAGAATATCCCCGATGGCGAGCCGCTCACCGCAGCGCAACAGCGGCAGGTGGACGGCGCGAAGCACGGCACCGCCACGATCGACCGTCACGCCTTGCGCCGCTGGCTTGGCGAGCTGCGCTACCCGCTGCATCACCTCGACTTCGAGACGATCATGCCGGCCGTGCCGCTCTTCGACGGCACGCGGCCCTTCCAGCAACTGCCCTTCCAGTACAGCCTGCACGTGCAGCACGCATCAGGTGCGGAACCGCTGCACAGCGCCTTCCTCGCCGATGGCACGGGCGATCCGCGCGAGGCCTTCGTGCAACGCCTGCTCGCGGACATCGGTCCGGAGGGCGACATCCTCGCGTACAATGCGCCCTTCGAGGTCTCGCGCATCAAGGAATTGGCGCGCGATCTTCCGCAGCATGCTGATTCCTTGCTTGCATTGCTTACGCGCGTAAGAGACTTGCACACGCCCTTCAAGGCGGGCTGGTACGCGGTGCCGGGCATGAATGGCCGCACGAGCATCAAGGTGGTGCTGCCCGCGCTGGTACCGGACTTGAGCTACCAGGACCTCGCCGTGCAGGAGGGCGACACCGCCAGCCGCCTCTTCCTGCAACAGCTCAACGGCCACTATGCAGGTGACCCCGCGCAGCTGCGCGCTGACCTGCTGGCCTATTGCGGGATGGATACGCTGGCGATGGTGAAGGTGCTCGGCGTGTTGGAGCGCGTGGTAGCTTGGGTGTGA
- a CDS encoding type II toxin-antitoxin system VapC family toxin translates to MRNERVAIDTNILLYILGGDKSLASLLAGKDVVASAMVRMEAMVYHGKDPDHLDRVHAFLLRCELEEIHRAVQDCAVDLRLRHKLKLPDAIIAATAIHLGIPLITADKSFGKLKPEFEVVVYS, encoded by the coding sequence ATGAGGAATGAGCGCGTAGCCATCGATACCAACATCCTGCTCTACATCCTGGGCGGCGACAAGTCTCTGGCGTCGCTGCTAGCTGGCAAGGATGTGGTGGCCAGCGCCATGGTGCGCATGGAGGCCATGGTGTATCACGGTAAGGACCCGGACCACCTGGATCGGGTGCACGCATTCCTGCTGCGCTGCGAGTTGGAAGAGATCCACCGGGCCGTGCAGGATTGCGCGGTTGACCTGCGCCTGCGACACAAGTTGAAGCTCCCCGATGCCATCATTGCAGCGACGGCCATTCATCTCGGCATACCGCTGATCACGGCCGATAAGAGCTTCGGGAAGCTCAAGCCGGAGTTCGAGGTGGTGGTCTATTCTTGA
- a CDS encoding N-formylglutamate amidohydrolase has protein sequence MQHPPLILHIPHASTVIPFRDGYLLDDDSLRAEQLLLTDWHTDELFGNAQDIAVVAPFSRIFCDPERFADDAQEVMAQVGMGVCYTHTDDGRAMRRVEPALRERILRSCYAPHHQRLSDAVNAALAQHGRATLIDCHSYPGRPLRRDLDQDPERPDYNIGTDAFHTPPELVEAARAYFAQQGHSLWVDRPYRGALVPLEHYQRDARVRSIMLEVNRDLYLQPGSDRPSAGYARVKAVVQGFLEVMRARA, from the coding sequence ATGCAACACCCACCGCTCATCCTCCACATCCCGCACGCTTCCACCGTCATCCCGTTCCGCGATGGCTACCTGCTCGACGACGACAGCCTGCGCGCCGAACAGCTCCTCCTCACCGACTGGCATACGGACGAGCTCTTCGGCAACGCGCAGGACATCGCCGTGGTGGCGCCCTTCTCGCGCATCTTCTGCGACCCGGAGCGCTTCGCCGACGATGCGCAGGAAGTGATGGCACAGGTGGGCATGGGGGTATGCTACACGCACACCGACGATGGCCGCGCCATGCGCCGCGTAGAGCCCGCCCTGCGGGAACGGATCCTGCGCAGCTGCTACGCACCGCACCACCAGCGGCTCTCCGACGCCGTGAACGCCGCCCTGGCGCAGCACGGCCGCGCCACCCTCATCGATTGCCACTCCTACCCCGGCCGCCCGCTGCGCCGCGACTTGGACCAGGACCCCGAGCGCCCGGACTACAACATCGGCACCGATGCCTTCCACACGCCGCCGGAACTGGTGGAGGCCGCGCGCGCCTATTTCGCGCAGCAGGGCCATAGCCTGTGGGTGGACCGTCCCTACCGGGGCGCGCTGGTGCCCTTGGAGCACTACCAGCGCGATGCACGGGTGCGCTCCATCATGCTCGAGGTCAACCGGGACCTCTACCTGCAGCCCGGCAGCGATCGCCCATCGGCAGGCTATGCGCGGGTGAAGGCCGTGGTGCAGGGTTTCCTGGAGGTGATGCGGGCGAGGGCCTAG